A single genomic interval of Hemiscyllium ocellatum isolate sHemOce1 chromosome 37, sHemOce1.pat.X.cur, whole genome shotgun sequence harbors:
- the LOC132833533 gene encoding smu-2 suppressor of mec-8 and unc-52 protein-like: protein QTEKASEREKASERKSERERKSERERQKKRARQRKRARKKRARKSETEQEKKRARETEKATER from the exons cagacagaaaaagcgagtgagagagaaaaagcgagcgagagaaaaagcgagcgagagagaaaaagcgagcgagagagacagaagaagcgagcgagacagaggaagcgagcgaga aaaaagcgagcgagaaaaAGCGAGACAGAGCAAGaaaaaaagcgagcaagagagacagaaaaagcgaccgagaga